In a genomic window of Chrysemys picta bellii isolate R12L10 chromosome 1, ASM1138683v2, whole genome shotgun sequence:
- the LOC135972371 gene encoding olfactory receptor 52P1-like yields the protein MAAFNLTLSEPSPFILIGIPGLEAAHLWISIPFFTFYIIGLFGNVMLLFVVGKEQTLHKPMYLLLCMLALTDIGMSTSLVPMALCIFWFNLKGITVSGCLTQMFFIHTVSVMQSAVLVTMAFNRYVAICNPLRYATILTNARIAKLGLVGLIRAVLFILPLPLLLSRQPFCANRIIPHTYCEHMAVAKMSCGDITVNRTYGLVIAIVVNGSDLALIALSYVLIITAILRISSKKAHQKALNTCTSHICVMLMSYTPSLFSYLTQRFGQGIASHVHVTFANFYLLVPPMLNPIIYGVKSKELRDKVSKYTCRR from the coding sequence ATGGCAGCTTTCAACCTCACTCTCTCTGAACCTTCACCATTTATCCTAATAGGCATCCCTGGCCTGGAAGCTGCCCATCtctggatttccatccctttctttACATTCTACATTATCGGCCTGTTTGGAAATGTCATGCTTCTGTTTGTTGTAGGcaaagagcagaccctgcacaagccgatgtacctgctgctctgcatgctggcacTCACAGATATCGGCATGTCTACCTCCCTCGTGCCGAtggcactgtgtatattttggttcaatttgaaaGGCATTACTGTGAgtggctgcctcacccagatgttcttcattCACACAGTTTCAGTTATGCAGTCAGCTGTCCTCGTGACAATGGCCTTCAATCGTTATGTTGCCATATGTAACCCTCTGAGATATGCCACCATCCTCACCAATGCACGAATAGCTAAGCTAGGGCTAGTGGGTTTGATAAgagctgttctcttcattctgcccctgcccctgctcctgagcaGGCAGCCATTCTGTGCCAACCGCATTATCCCCCATACGTACTGCGAGCATATGGCTGTGGCAAAAATGTCGTGTGGGGACATCACAGTCAACAGGACGTATGGCTTGGTGATAGCAATTGTAGTCAACGGGTCAGACCTGGCACTCATTGCCCTGTCCTATGTTCTGATCATCACAGCCATCCTCAGAATCTCCTCCAAGAAAGCCCACCAGAAAGCCCTTAACACCTGCACATcccacatctgtgtgatgctgatgtcttacactccctccctcttctcctacCTGACACAGAGGTTTGGTCAAGGAATTGCTTCCCATGTACATGTCACCTTCGCTAACTTCTATCTCCTTGTCCCCCCCATGCTCAACCCTATCATTTATGGTGTCAAATCGAAAGAGCTTCGTGATAAAGTGAGCAAATACACCTGCAGAAGGTGA